Part of the Flavobacterium okayamense genome, TATGGAGAGGAATTAAGAAAAACAGGTTATAAAGGGAAGATTCATTCATATGAACCTTTGAGTTTTGCTTTTAACAAATTAAAAAAGAATTCTTCAAAAGATAAAAATTGGGAAATTAATAATTTTGCTTTAGGAGCAGATAACGAGAAAAGAAATATCAATATTTCTAAAAATTATTTTTCAAGCTCATTTTTCAACCAAAAAACAGAATTAATTACTCAGGCTACAAATTCCGAATTCTTTACAACTGAAGAGGTTGAAATTAAAACAATAGATTCTATTTTTACAAAGATTTATAATGAGAATCTAAACTATTATTTAAAGATAGATACCCAAGGGTTTGAAATGGAAGTGTTAAAAGGAGCAGAAAAATCTTTGGATAAAATAACTGGTGTACAATTAGAAATGTCTTTAAATCCTTCTTATGAGCAAGTTGTAATTTTTGATGAAATTTATGACTTTATGAAACAGAAAGGTTTTAAGTTATATTCCATTGAAAATGGTTTTTATAACCCAAAAACAGGTCAGTTAAATGAAATTGAAGGTATATTTTTTAGGGTTTAAAGATGAATACTCCACTTTTTTCAATTATTACAGCAACTTTTAACAGTGAAAAAACTTTAGAAAGAACTATAATTTCTGTTTTAAATCAAAGCTTTATAGATTTTGAATTTTTAATAATTGATGGAAATTCAAAAGACACAACAGTTGAAATTGTTAAAAAATATGTCCCAATTTTTAACGAAAAAGGAATTGTTTTTAAGTATATCTCTGAACCGGATAAAGGAATTTATGATGCTTGGAATAAAGGAGTAAATTTATCTAGAGGAAAATGGATAAGTTTTTTAGGTTCCGATGATTATTATTTAGAAAACGCTTTAGAAACATATAAAAATTCAACAAAAAGCAACTGTAATTATTTACACAGCAAAGTGCAATTGATTAATGAGAAAGGTGATAACCTCAGAATACTAGGAGGTGATAATTTTAGCAAATCAAAGTTTTTTAGAAACATGAATATTGCTCACGTAGGTTCATTTCACCACAAGTCTTTATTTGAGAATGAAAAATTTAGTTTAGCATATAAATCGGCAAGTGATTATTATTTTTTCTTAGTCAACTTCGACAAGTTGAAACCATTTTTTATTAATGAAATTACAGCTGTAATGCAATTTGGAGGAATTAGTACAAATGTAGATGCTGCTCTAAAAGAAGCAATGCAAGTTAAGATAGATTCAGATAGAAGAAATAAGTTTTTATGTTATTTAGACTTTGCTGTAGATCGATTTAAGCATTTTCTTTTGAAATATATTCGTAAAACTTAAAATAACTAAATACAAATAAATTAAAGAAGAATAATCCATAATGCCTATATAGAAAATCTTCTACAAAGAAAAGGGCAATACAGCTAAATAAAATTACATTTAAAAGAACATTCTTTATTTTTAGGCAATTTCTTATGATTGTAAATAGGTAAAAAAGAAATATTGAAAACCCTAATATTCCTGATCCTAAGAAAATATACACTAAGTAATTATGTGTTAGATAATCGTGATTTTCATAAAATTTAGAATCATAATTTGCTGCATAACATTCATTAAGTTCCGCTTGAATATTTGAAAACCCTACACCTCTAACATAATTTTGTTTTAGAATTTCAAACGAGCAATTAATAATACTTTTTCTAATATTAGTTGAATTGAAATACATGCCTTTAGGCGGATTATTAAAATCATTATAAGCTTCTATAAACCTCGATTTAATTCCAGGCAAGAAAATAAGTCCAGTAAAAAATACAGCAATAATTGGAACAAAATATCTTTTTTTTATAGAAATTCCCTTTGTAACAGTATAGATGATTGAAATAAACGAAATAACAATCATTAATCTTGAAGATAAAAGCAATATCATTATTAGAGAAAAAATGAAAGTAAAGAGATTCAAATACTTGAGTTCTTTTTTAAAGTAGAGTAAAGAATGTATGATACCAACATTTAAAAAAAGAGATAAATAAGTTGGATGAATCTTAAAAATAGCGATGCTATAAACATGTTTCCTAAAAACCGATTCATTATAGCTTTCATTAAAAAAATCTAAGAAAGTATGATTTAGTAAAAATGAAATGATGTAATAACTACTAACGAACAAACAAGAAAACTTAAAAATATAAATAAACTTTGTTTCTAGATTTTTAAAAACACTTGCTGGAATATTAAAAAAAACCAAAGGAAAAATAAGAAACATTAAAGATTTACTTACATTTTTCCAGTCCATTTCAGCATTTACAGCAAAGACATTGGTGCATAAAACAATAAAAAAAGGTAATGTGTAAATTAGATGATGTTTCTTTAAAAGAATTTTTTCTTTAGCAGTTGAAAGGTAAACAATAGTTACAATTGTAGTGGCAATCAAAAAAATTGAAGAAATATTTTCTTTAAATAAAGGGAAAGTAAATAAACACCCTATTAAAAAAGTCATTATAAGTATTAGCTTATCTTTCTTCATGAAGCACATCATTAATTTTTACTATAAAGGAATCTAAAACCGCTTTATCAGAGAAGTTGTTCTTAACAAATTCGCGAGCTTGCGCACCCATATTAGATGATTTCTCAGCATTATTTTTTAAAGAAATCACTTTTTCATAAACCTCTTTTACATTATTACTAGCAATATAATAACCTCCACTAGAATTACTTAATATATTGTTGACTTCAGAATTTTTATTACCAGTTATAATTGAAGGCTTTGCACTTGCCATCATCCCTAGTAATTTTGAAGGCATAACGGAATCAATAACATCGCTTTTTTGAAATAAAAAATGACAATCTGCCGTACAAAGTAGGTTTGATAAATCACTATAAGGAACTACATCTTTAAATTTTACAAATTCAAAATTAGAAGCTCTTTCTCTTAATGTATTATAATAGCCACCGTTTCCTACAATGGTAATATTTAAATCATCTTCAGGTTTTATAAGTTTACAAAATTCTATAAAAAAGTCCCAATCTTGTTTTTCACCTATATTTCCCGAATATAAAAGATTATATTTATTAGAATTAAAATAAGGATGATGTTGCGAAGTAGTCGGATTTATGTTATCTATTGAAACCCAGTTTGGAAAATAAAAAACTTCTTTAGGATTTGATTTTTCATAAATTTTTTGAATCATAGAGGTACTTATCGAACTTATTATATCTGCCGAATTTAAAAGCAAACTTTCTGTTTTCAAAAGAATTTTAAAAAACAAACTTTTGAAAAAAGAATTTTTAGTTCCAATACCAGAATCTATTAATAAATCAAATTCAAAATCTTGTATATGAATCCAAAATTTTGTTTTGTTAAAGTAAGAATAAAATTTACCTATAATAGAATTTGTTGTGTAAGGTACAACACTTATAATTAAATCACTTTTTTTAAGCTTAAATAAGTTTATAAACAACCCAAAATTAAAACTAAGAATCATTAAAATTCTGCCCAACAAATTTACTTTTTTTGGGACAAATTGCTTAAAGCGAATAATTTTTATTTCATTATTAGTTTCTGTATAAAATGCCTTTTTTTCTTTATAATCAGTGTTAATTTCCCATTGAGGATAATAGGGAAACCCTGTCAAAACAGTAACTTCAAAACCATTAGATTTTAAATAGTCAGCAAATTGAGTCGTATAAAGGCCAATAGCCGTGTCTTCCGGATAATAATTTGCAGTAATAATGGTTATCTTCTTAGACATTTATCTAAATTTTAATTCAAAAATACTAATTAATGAACTACTAAGAATCTTTTGACTAAATCTTCTATACTATATATTATTTAAGTTGTTGTAAAACATAGAAAATCAGATGTTTAAAAAATAAAAAAAAAAACAACTTGAAATGAAAAAGTAATATATTTGCATCATAAAATTCAACAAAAAATGAAAAAATTAATTTTAGTATTTTTAACAGCTTTAACACTATTTTCTTGTGGAAAAGAGAAAAATGATAGTGAAAACAACACTCAAGAACAAAATGTTGAAATAGCTGAACCCAAAAAAGAAATTACAGTTATTTTAGACGCAATTTATGAAAAAAATGACACTGTTAAGCTTTATGTTTATGATAAAAACGATAATGTTCGTTTAGATAAAGAAGTAAAATCTGCAGTTGTAGGTTCTCCTATGAATCAAAGAATTGAATTAAAATTACCTGAAGATATTGATGCTTATAATATTGCAATTGGATTTAGTTCTAATAAATCGCAAGAATACTTTACTTTAAAAAGTATAACTATGATTATTAACGAAAAAGAGGTAATTTCACCAATTGACTACCTTTCTTATTTCGCAAACAATGATCAAATGGTTATGGATGTTGCAACAGGTAAACACCAATTATTGCATGATAAAGATTACCCACCAGCTTTTGGAGGTAACGAACAAATGAAAGCAGTTTTAGAAGACTAAAAATTTTATATATAGTTAAAAAAACAGAACCCAATAGGTTCTGTTTTTTTATAGATTTATTTTGTTATACAAGTCTAACCAAAGTTTACCTTTTTGGTCCCAGCTATAATTTTCATACACAAATTTTTGGAGTAGATTACCTCTTTCGATTCTTTCAATATCATTCCAATTTAAGCTTTCTTGTAAGGCATTTTTAATTTCTTCAATTTTTGGGTTAATAAGGGTTCCACCCATTTTTCCAAATTCTTGCTTCAATCCTGTTTGATGTGTCGTAATAACAGGGGCTTTACAGGCTGAAGCTTCTAAATTAACCAT contains:
- a CDS encoding FkbM family methyltransferase, whose protein sequence is MIKVINGLFNRIGIDLKRYPSIDLRRRILLLNEFKINCVLDVGANFGQYGEELRKTGYKGKIHSYEPLSFAFNKLKKNSSKDKNWEINNFALGADNEKRNINISKNYFSSSFFNQKTELITQATNSEFFTTEEVEIKTIDSIFTKIYNENLNYYLKIDTQGFEMEVLKGAEKSLDKITGVQLEMSLNPSYEQVVIFDEIYDFMKQKGFKLYSIENGFYNPKTGQLNEIEGIFFRV
- a CDS encoding glycosyltransferase family 2 protein → MNTPLFSIITATFNSEKTLERTIISVLNQSFIDFEFLIIDGNSKDTTVEIVKKYVPIFNEKGIVFKYISEPDKGIYDAWNKGVNLSRGKWISFLGSDDYYLENALETYKNSTKSNCNYLHSKVQLINEKGDNLRILGGDNFSKSKFFRNMNIAHVGSFHHKSLFENEKFSLAYKSASDYYFFLVNFDKLKPFFINEITAVMQFGGISTNVDAALKEAMQVKIDSDRRNKFLCYLDFAVDRFKHFLLKYIRKT
- a CDS encoding O-antigen ligase family protein, whose translation is MKKDKLILIMTFLIGCLFTFPLFKENISSIFLIATTIVTIVYLSTAKEKILLKKHHLIYTLPFFIVLCTNVFAVNAEMDWKNVSKSLMFLIFPLVFFNIPASVFKNLETKFIYIFKFSCLFVSSYYIISFLLNHTFLDFFNESYNESVFRKHVYSIAIFKIHPTYLSLFLNVGIIHSLLYFKKELKYLNLFTFIFSLIMILLLSSRLMIVISFISIIYTVTKGISIKKRYFVPIIAVFFTGLIFLPGIKSRFIEAYNDFNNPPKGMYFNSTNIRKSIINCSFEILKQNYVRGVGFSNIQAELNECYAANYDSKFYENHDYLTHNYLVYIFLGSGILGFSIFLFYLFTIIRNCLKIKNVLLNVILFSCIALFFVEDFLYRHYGLFFFNLFVFSYFKFYEYISKENA
- a CDS encoding glycosyltransferase family 4 protein, with the protein product MSKKITIITANYYPEDTAIGLYTTQFADYLKSNGFEVTVLTGFPYYPQWEINTDYKEKKAFYTETNNEIKIIRFKQFVPKKVNLLGRILMILSFNFGLFINLFKLKKSDLIISVVPYTTNSIIGKFYSYFNKTKFWIHIQDFEFDLLIDSGIGTKNSFFKSLFFKILLKTESLLLNSADIISSISTSMIQKIYEKSNPKEVFYFPNWVSIDNINPTTSQHHPYFNSNKYNLLYSGNIGEKQDWDFFIEFCKLIKPEDDLNITIVGNGGYYNTLRERASNFEFVKFKDVVPYSDLSNLLCTADCHFLFQKSDVIDSVMPSKLLGMMASAKPSIITGNKNSEVNNILSNSSGGYYIASNNVKEVYEKVISLKNNAEKSSNMGAQAREFVKNNFSDKAVLDSFIVKINDVLHEER